Proteins found in one Salvia splendens isolate huo1 chromosome 10, SspV2, whole genome shotgun sequence genomic segment:
- the LOC121750706 gene encoding E3 ubiquitin-protein ligase ZNF598-like isoform X2: protein MCSLCLEGRKVFICEQKLYTRSQLSQHISTGDSEVDGTESERGGFSGHPPCEFCQTPFYGDNELYTHMETEHYTCHICRRQHPGEYEYYGNYDNLEIHFRRDHFLCEDESCLAKKFVVFTSESEIKRHNATEHGGRMSRSQRSAALQIPTSFRYRRSSDQENRRGRARTFRRDLADELSLAIQASLETASAAAPNSRARNDHGESVNVDSLISPLESIGTTDYELPSRYRQAVSQSSMSGTLGDSAFPPLAAGAGGNQHSSQTDASSNSMAAHLRRQSKKQASSSSSAPAWPVASRTPVLPVKTRQNKKQTSSSSSAPAWPVGSPTPAQPVNNSRAWPPVTAISGSASSSGQSRAFPEIGSVSSSQSTSVRIHPQSAATTSFAGSLLSSRASGSNNRLGHSSSAPSLSDRESFASTADFPPVSVVAQSRKSTTDDQSASKAGNVQTANKSLVEKMRAALGSDEDKFSAFKDISGKYRLGTMDVETYLTYVDQFGLSHLVLELAGLLPNPQKQKELIDAYNLHMASRENGWNNGSKKGKGKGKGKPVDFGTSSSVKNNLADNVISTVRALQSSYNAPEEEVEVLSKDGYRSARLELAVTVGASPSQSSAVAVGGTNQNHSNGSGKGKQRKKTSKFLRARLGDGSDEALLDLKNSNQEDPDSDEGEPSSNGPDAHAPVRGVWRNGGGQKLLSKKLGVKK, encoded by the exons ATGTGCAGCTTGTGCTTGGAGGGAAGAAAG GTTTTTATATGTGAGCAAAAGTTGTATACAAGATCACAACTTAGTCAGCATATAAGCACTGGCGACTCGGAAGTGGATGGAACTGAAAGTGAAAGAGGTGGCTTCTCAGGACACCCCCCTTGTGAATTTTGCCAGACACCATTTTATGGGGACAATGAGCTTTATACTCACATGGAGACTGAACATTATACTTGTCATATATGTCGAAG GCAGCATCCAGGAGAGTATGAGTACTATGGGAATTATGATAATTTGGAG ATCCACTTTCGTCGAGATCATTTCCTCTGTGAGGATGAAAGCTGCCTTGCCAAAAAGTTTGTTGTCTTCACTTCTGAATCTGAAATAAAG AGGCATAATGCTACGGAGCATGGAGGGCGTATGTCACGTTCACAACGCAGTGCTGCTCTTCAG ATACCTACGAGTTTTCGATATAGAAGAAGCAGTGACCAAGAGAATCGTCGTGGAAGAGCACGGACCTTTCGTCGGGATCTTGCAGATGAACTTTCTCTGGCTATCCAAGCAAGTCTTGAGACAGCAAGTGCTGCAGCACCAAATAGTCGAGCTCGAAATGATCATGGAGAAAGTGTTAATGTTGACTCACTTATATCACCTCTGGAATCTATCGGTACCACAGACTATGAGCTACCATCAAGATACCGACAGGCCGTGTCTCAAAGTTCAATGAGTGGAACACTGGGAGACTCTGCATTTCCTCCTCTCGCAGCTGGTGCTGGGGGTAACCAACACAGCTCTCAAACTGATGCTTCCTCAAACTCTATGGCTGCTCATCTGCGCCGCCAGAGCAAGAAGCAGGCTAGCTCCTCAAGCTCTGCTCCTGCTTGGCCGGTAGCTAGTCGTACGCCAGTTCTGCCAGTCAAGACCCGCCAGAATAAAAAACAGACTAGCTCCTCAAGCTCAGCTCCTGCTTGGCCAGTAGGTAGTCCTACACCTGCACAGCCAGTCAACAATTCTCGTGCATGGCCTCCAGTAACTGCTATTTCTGGATCAGCATCTAGTTCGGGACAGAGCAGAGCATTTCCAGAAATTGGATCTGTGTCTTCTAGCCAATCAACTTCTGTTCGGATTCATCCGCAGTCAGCTGCTACTACATCCTTTGCTGGTTCTCTGCTTTCATCAAGGGCATCTGGAAGCAATAATCGGCTAGGTCATTCTTCATCAGCCCCTAGTCTTTCAGACCGCGAGTCTTTTGCTTCTACTGCCGACTTTCCTCCAGTGTCAGTAGTAGCCCAGTCACGCAAATCAACCACCGATGACCAATCTGCTAGCAAGGCAGGGAATGTTCAAACAGCAAACAAATCTCTGGTGGAGAAAATGCGTGCTGCTCTAGGATCCGACGAAGACAAATTCTCTGCTTTCAAAGATATCTCTGGTAAATACCGGCTAGGCACAATGGATGTCGAGACATACCTAACATATGTAGATCAGTTTGGTTTGTCTCATCTTGTTCTTGAGTTGGCCGGACTCCTCCCTAATCCTCAGAAGCAGAAAGAGCTTATAGATGCATACAATCTTCACATGGCTTCAAGAGAAAATGGGTGGAATAACGGCTCTAAAAAAGGCAAAGGCAAAGGAAAAGGGAAGCCTGTAGATTTTGGCACCAGCTCCTCCGTTAAAAACAATCTTGCTGATAATGTGATAAGCACTGTAAGAGCGTTGCAATCGAGCTACAACGCCCCAGAGGAAGAGGTCGAAGTGTTGTCAAAGGATGGATATCGAAGTGCAAGGTTGGAGCTGGCAGTTACAGTTGGTGCTTCACCTTCCCAATCAAGTGCAGTTGCTGTTGGTGGAACTAATCAGAATCATTCCAACGGCAGTGGGAAAGGCAAGCAACGGAAGAAAACATCCAAATTTCTCCGAGCACGTCTAGGCGATGGCTCTGATGAAGCTCTTTTAGATCTGAAAAACTCCAACCAGGAGGATCCAGATTCTGATGAGGGTGAACCTTCATCGAACGGGCCAGATGCACATGCCCCGGTTCGTGGTGTGTGGAGAAATGGTGGGGGTCAGAAGCTACTGTCGAAAAAGTTGGGGGTGAAAAAGTGA
- the LOC121751109 gene encoding uncharacterized protein LOC121751109, whose amino-acid sequence MLRKLFLLLALLLGLVGAARPHIRHSQKISKLTGDALVEAACHGVGGNEADCISTLQAATPNQKAEANALAFFTLKFVENHAENITESIQKVNADSDVDPQLQSALTDCLDQYESLDDLIEDANDGVGARNYPDAQKFIMAALSSVDLCTSQLKNSNFEEKTDCEDEESVEMARDLTKYVVLHKQLLSAALNILTID is encoded by the exons ATGTTGCGCAAATTGTTTTTGCTATTGGCACTCCTCTTGGGCCTCGTAGGCGCCGCGCGGCCTCATATCCGCCACAGCCAGAAAATATCGAAACTCACCGGCGACGCGCTGGTGGAGGCCGCATGCCACGGCGTCGGCGGCAACGAAGCAGACTGCATATCAACCCTGCAAGCTGCCACACCAAATCAAAAGGCCGAAGCTAATGCCCTCGCCTTTTTCACCCTCAA GTTCGTAGAAAATCATGCAGAAAACATAACAGAGAGCATACAGAAGGTAAACGCAGATTCAGATGTTGATCCACAGCTCCAATCTGCTCTAACCGATTGTTTGGATCAATACGAATCCCTCGACGATTTGATCGAGGATGCGAACGATGGAGTGGGCGCACGCAACTACCCGGATGCTCAAAAATTCATCATGGCTGCTCTCTCCAGTGTTGATCTCTGCACTTCTCAGCTCAAAAACAGCAATTTCGAGGAGAAAACAGATTGCGAAGACGAAGAAAGTGTTGAGATGGCAAGAGATCTTACCAAATACGTTGTTCTGCACAAGCAATTGTTGTCTGCCGCTCTCAACATTCTTACAATTGATTGA
- the LOC121751128 gene encoding RING-H2 finger protein ATL5-like, whose product MDEKNQDSIGYAFKGKIMISSITILFFACFIIVAFHVYRRRRSDQRLRRVTSLSSAAPLQIAAVSRGLDPRAVRSIPTFIYQSENQEFPPECAVCLSEFEVRETGRILPECKHCFHVDCIDAWLLSQRHCPLCRIRVTGRPVGSPTGCAEVSIDVRGSGSGLDSTGSASSSEALDIRK is encoded by the coding sequence ATGGATGAGAAGAATCAAGATTCAATCGGCTACGCCTTCAAGGGCAAGATCATGATCTCATCCATCACCATCCTCTTCTTCGCCTGCTTCATCATCGTCGCATTCCACGTctaccgccgccgccgctccgACCAGCGCCTCCGCCGCGTCACCTCTCTCTCCTCCGCCGCACCGCTGCAAATTGCCGCCGTCTCCAGGGGCCTCGACCCCCGCGCTGTGAGATCGATTCCCACCTTCATCTACCAATCGGAAAATCAGGAATTTCCGCCGGAATGCGCCGTTTGCTTGTCGGAGTTCGAGGTGAGGGAAACGGGTCGGATCCTGCCCGAATGCAAGCACTGCTTCCATGTGGACTGTATAGACGCGTGGCTTCTTTCGCAGAGGCATTGCCCGCTTTGCCGGATCCGGGTCACGGGTCGACCCGTTGGCAGTCCGACCGGCTGTGCGGAAGTCTCGATTGATGTTCGCGGGTCGGGTTCCGGGTTGGATTCTACTGGATCCGCTTCGTCATCGGAGGCTCTGGATATTCGAAAGTAA
- the LOC121752941 gene encoding exocyst complex component SEC15B-like, producing MNTITTRRKVVPVAENGDTADKQDQILLSAAICNGEDLGSFVRRVFASGKPETLLLHLKRFSKSKESEIEDVCRAHYQDFITAVDDLRSLLSDVDSLKSSLSNSNSKLQNVAVPLLTSLDSYVEARNKCGNITLAINSLNTCVRLMELCSRANSHLAENNFYLALRCLDSIETDFQDQVPSTTLKRMVEKQIPAIRAHIERQVNKEFGDWLVEIRTVSRNLGQLAIGQASAGRQREEELRMKQREAEEQSRLSLRDCVYALEEEEDDDEIDGVIDGGNGGNGILGFDLTPLYKAYHIHQTLGLGDRFRQYYFENRKLQLTSDFQVSSMTPFLESHQTFFAQIAGFFIVEDRVLRTGGGLIKKMEVENLWDTAVMKMCSVLEDQFSRMQTANHLLLIKDYVSLLGVTLRRFGYPIDALLDVLSKHRDKYHELLLSDCRKQMAEALAADKFEQMYMKKEYEYSMNVLSFQIQTSNIMPAFPYVAPFSSTVPDCCRIVRSFIEDSVSFMSHGGQLEFYDVVKKYLDRLLTEVLDGALLKVINNSIGGVTQAMQMAANMAVFERACDFFFRHAAQLSGIPLRIAERGRRQFPLIKARDAAEETLSGLLKQKVDGFLTLMENVNWVADEPPQGGNEYANEVIIFLETLISTAQQILPVQVLKRIMKDVLSHISEMIIGALLGESVKRFNVNAIMGLDVDVRLLESFAENQASLLSETDASQLKSALIESRQMVNLLLSNHPENFLNPVIRERSYSTLDYRKVVTISEKLRDQSDRLFGSFGTRGAKQNPKKKSLDTLIKRLKDAN from the coding sequence ATGAATACCATCACCACCCGCCGGAAAGTAGTTCCGGTGGCGGAGAATGGCGACACCGCCGACAAGCAGGACCAGATCCTCCTCTCCGCCGCCATATGCAACGGCGAAGACCTCGGCTCCTTCGTCCGGAGGGTATTCGCCTCCGGCAAGCCCGAAACCCTACTTCTCCACCTCAAGCGCTTCTCCAAATCCAAGGAATCTGAGATCGAGGACGTCTGCCGCGCTCACTATCAGGACTTCATCACCGCTGTCGACGATCTCCGATCTCTCCTCTCCGACGTCGATTCGCTCAAATCGTCGCTCTCCAACTCCAACTCAAAGCTCCAGAACGTCGCCGTCCCGCTCCTCACCTCTCTCGATTCGTACGTCGAGGCCAGGAACAAGTGCGGCAACATCACTCTCGCGATCAATTCGCTCAACACGTGCGTCCGGCTGATGGAGCTCTGCTCGCGCGCCAACTCTCATCTGGCGGAGAATAATTTCTACCTGGCGTTGAGGTGTTTGGACTCGATTGAGACGGATTTTCAGGACCAGGTGCCGTCAACTACGCTGAAGAGGATGGTGGAAAAGCAGATCCCGGCGATTAGGGCTCACATCGAGAGGCAGGTAAATAAGGAGTTCGGTGATTGGCTTGTCGAGATCCGGACTGTGAGCCGGAATCTAGGTCAGCTCGCCATCGGTCAAGCTTCGGCTGGGCGACAAAGGGAAGAGGAATTGAGGATGAAGCAGCGGGAAGCTGAGGAGCAAAGCAGGCTTAGCTTGAGAGATTGTGTTTATGCgcttgaagaagaagaagacgatgatgaaattgatggggTTATCGATGGGGGAAACGGCGGTAATGGTATTTTAGGTTTCGATTTGACGCCATTGTATAAAGCTTATCACATACATCAAACTCTAGGGCTTGGGGATAGATTTAGGCAGTATTATTTCGAGAACAGGAAGTTGCAGTTGACTTCTGATTTCCAAGTGTCGTCGATGACCCCTTTTCTGGAGTCTCACCAGACGTTTTTTGCTCAAATCGCTGGGTTTTTCATAGTGGAGGATCGAGTTTTGAGGACGGGAGGAGGCCTGATAAAGAAGATGGAAGTGGAGAATTTGTGGGATACTGCTGTGATGAAGATGTGTTCTGTGTTAGAGGATCAGTTTTCTAGGATGCAAACAGCAAATCATTTGTTGTTGATTAAAGATTATGTTAGTTTGCTGGGAGTTACATTGCGTAGGTTTGGGTATCCAATTGATGCTTTGCTTGATGTTCTTAGCAAACATAGGGATAAGTATCACGAGCTATTGCTGTCAGATTGTCGTAAGCAGATGGCTGAGGCTTTGGCTGCTGATAAATTTGAGCAGATGTACATGAAGAAAGAGTATGAGTATTCGATGAATGTGCTTTCGTTTCAGATACAGACTTCGAACATCATGCCTGCATTTCCTTATGTAGCGCCCTTTTCATCTACAGTCCCTGATTGCTGTAGAATAGTGAGGTCTTTCATTGAGGATTCTGTGAGTTTCATGTCCCATGGTGGGCAGCTTGAGTTTTACGATGTGGTGAAGAAGTACTTGGACAGGCTTTTGACTGAGGTATTGGATGGGGCTTTGTTGAAAGTCATCAACAATTCAATAGGTGGAGTTACTCAGGCTATGCAGATGGCTGCAAACATGGCAGTGTTTGAACGCGCTTGTGATTTCTTTTTCCGCCACGCTGCACAGCTCTCGGGTATCCCTTTGAGGATAGCAGAGAGGGGGAGGAGGCAGTTCCCTCTGATCAAAGCCCGTGATGCGGCTGAGGAGACCCTCTCGGGGCTGCTGAAACAGAAGGTTGATGGGTTCCTAACCTTGATGGAGAATGTGAATTGGGTCGCTGATGAGCCTCCTCAGGGTGGGAATGAATATGCGAATGAGGTTATCATTTTCTTGGAAACCTTGATTTCGACTGCTCAACAGATCTTGCCAGTGCAGGTGCTGAAGCGGATCATGAAAGATGTTCTCTCTCATATATCAGAGATGATAATTGGGGCTCTACTTGGAGAGTCAGTTAAAAGGTTCAATGTGAATGCTATCATGGGTCTTGATGTTGATGTTAGGTTATTGGAATCATTTGCGGAGAACCAAGCTAGTCTTTTGTCTGAGACAGATGCTAGTCAGTTGAAATCAGCACTTATTGAGTCAAGGCAGATGGTGAATCTGCTTCTGAGCAATCACCCGGAGAACTTCTTGAATCCGGTGATTAGAGAGAGAAGTTACAGTACACTGGACTACAGGAAAGTGGTTACAATCTCCGAGAAATTGAGGGATCAGTCGGATCGCCTATTTGGCTCTTTCGGAACAAGAGGCGCTAAGCAGAACCCTAAGAAGAAGTCTCTGGATACGCTGATAAAACGGCTCAAGGATGCCAACTGA
- the LOC121751108 gene encoding pectinesterase-like gives MSKLALSILSLILTLTLFSLNFNPKFLQNAPRKIHIHKHVQLLAASAACDGAMYQDLCVSTVAALPELRRKTLPEVISHTINVTMKEVRDSASNCSSLRRKLLKRLEPLELRALEDCLELFADTVAELGKVLSDLSSSSASPEKHYADLQTLLSGAMTNQNTCLDGFAYSKNNTRRFIEGRLRRISRHFSNSLAMVQKLKKKKGRKLINSEDEQLFPEYGKMRGGFPAWLNRSDRRLLQAAANETRFDLVVSKDGSGNFTTVNEAVAAAPNNSDTRFVIYIKAGAYFEYVELERKKMNIMFLGDGIGKTWIKGNRSVVDGWTTFRSSTVAVVGNGFIAKGISFENYAGPSKHQAVALRSGADFSAFYQCSFIAYQDTLYVHSLRQFYRDCDVYGTVDFIFGNAAVVLQNCNLYARRPDPNQRNIFTAQGREDPNQNTGISVLNSKVAAAADLLPVLANFTTYLGRPWKQYSRTVFMYCNMESVVNRRGWLEWDGDFALDTLYYGEYMNRGPGSNTTDRVTWPGYRVINSSDEAAQFTVANFIQGNQWLPATGVPFFPNLTATS, from the exons ATGTCCAAACTCGCTCTCTCAATCCTCTCTCTCAtcctcacactcacactcttcTCTCTAAATTTCAACCCCAAATTCCTCCAAAATGCCCCTAGAAAAATCCACATTCACAAACACGTCCAACTACTCGCCGCCTCGGCCGCGTGCGACGGCGCAATGTACCAGGACCTCTGCGTCTCCACCGTGGCCGCCCTGCCGGAGCTGCGGCGGAAGACGCTGCCGGAGGTGATATCGCACACGATCAACGTGACGATGAAGGAGGTCCGCGACTCGGCCTCCAACTGCAGCAGCCTCCGGCGCAAGCTGCTGAAGAGGCTGGAGCCGCTCGAGCTCCGCGCCCTCGAGGACTGCCTCGAGCTCTTCGCCGACACCGTCGCCGAGCTCGGAAAAGTCCTCTCCgacctctcctcctcctccgcatCTCCGGAGAAGCACTACGCCGATCTGCAGACGCTCCTCAGCGGCGCGATGACGAATCAGAACACCTGCCTCGACGGATTCGCCTACAGCAAAAACAACACACGCCGCTTCATCGAGGGGCGCCTCCGCCGCATCTCGCGCCATTTCAGCAATTCGCTCGCGATGGTGCAGAAgctgaagaagaaaaaaggtaGGAAATTGATCAATTCGGAGGACGAGCAATTATTCCCCGAGTACGGGAAAATGCGGGGCGGATTTCCGGCGTGGCTGAATAGATCGGATCGGAGGCTGCTGCAGGCGGCGGCGAACGAGACGAGGTTCGATCTGGTGGTGTCCAAGGACGGAAGCGGCAATTTCACCACCGTGAATGAagcggtggcggcggcgccgAACAATAGCGACACGAGATTTGTGATTTACATCAAAGCGGGGGCGTATTTCGAGTATGTGGAGCtggagaggaagaagatgaacatCATGTTTTTGGGGGATGGAATTGGGAAAACGTGGATCAAAGGGAACCGGAGCGTTGTTGACGGATGGACGACTTTCCGGTCGTCTACAGTTG CCGTGGTGGGCAACGGGTTCATCGCGAAGGGCATCAGCTTCGAGAACTACGCGGGCCCGAGCAAGCACCAAGCCGTGGCCCTCCGCAGCGGGGCCGACTTCTCGGCCTTCTACCAATGCAGCTTCATCGCGTACCAAGACACCCTCTACGTCCACTCCCTCCGCCAGTTCTACCGCGACTGCGACGTCTACGGCACCGTCGACTTCATCTTCGGCAACGCCGCCGTCGTCCTCCAGAACTGCAACCTCTACGCCCGCCGCCCCGACCCGAACCAGCGCAACATCTTCACCGCCCAGGGCCGCGAGGACCCCAACCAGAACACGGGAATCTCCGTGCTCAACTCCAAGGTCGCTGCCGCCGCCGACCTCCTCCCCGTCCTGGCCAACTTCACGACCTACCTCGGCCGGCCGTGGAAGCAGTATTCGAGGACGGTTTTCATGTATTGTAACATGGAGAGTGTGGTGAACCGGAGAGGGTGGCTCGAGTGGGATGGGGATTTCGCGCTTGATACGCTTTATTATGGGGAGTATATGAACCGGGGCCCCGGCTCCAATACGACGGACCGGGTCACGTGGCCGGGTTACCGGGTTATTAATAGCTCTGATGAGGCGGCGCAGTTTACTGTCGCCAATTTTATTCAGGGGAATCAGTGGCTGCCGGCGACGGGGGTGCCGTTTTTTCCCAATTTGACGGCGACtagttga
- the LOC121750706 gene encoding E3 ubiquitin-protein ligase ZNF598-like isoform X1 produces MDDSCAVCAESLEWVAYGACGHKDVCSTCVSRLRFICNDRSCCICKTENDVVFVTKALGGYTKTISDFTVFPPERREGKMGQYWYHDDTLAFFDDSDHYKMIKAMCRLSCAECDKEDQPDDGSRRRAKFRNIDHLKGHLFHKHRLLMCSLCLEGRKVFICEQKLYTRSQLSQHISTGDSEVDGTESERGGFSGHPPCEFCQTPFYGDNELYTHMETEHYTCHICRRQHPGEYEYYGNYDNLEIHFRRDHFLCEDESCLAKKFVVFTSESEIKRHNATEHGGRMSRSQRSAALQIPTSFRYRRSSDQENRRGRARTFRRDLADELSLAIQASLETASAAAPNSRARNDHGESVNVDSLISPLESIGTTDYELPSRYRQAVSQSSMSGTLGDSAFPPLAAGAGGNQHSSQTDASSNSMAAHLRRQSKKQASSSSSAPAWPVASRTPVLPVKTRQNKKQTSSSSSAPAWPVGSPTPAQPVNNSRAWPPVTAISGSASSSGQSRAFPEIGSVSSSQSTSVRIHPQSAATTSFAGSLLSSRASGSNNRLGHSSSAPSLSDRESFASTADFPPVSVVAQSRKSTTDDQSASKAGNVQTANKSLVEKMRAALGSDEDKFSAFKDISGKYRLGTMDVETYLTYVDQFGLSHLVLELAGLLPNPQKQKELIDAYNLHMASRENGWNNGSKKGKGKGKGKPVDFGTSSSVKNNLADNVISTVRALQSSYNAPEEEVEVLSKDGYRSARLELAVTVGASPSQSSAVAVGGTNQNHSNGSGKGKQRKKTSKFLRARLGDGSDEALLDLKNSNQEDPDSDEGEPSSNGPDAHAPVRGVWRNGGGQKLLSKKLGVKK; encoded by the exons ATGGACGATAGCTGCGCAGTTTGTGCTGAAAGCTTGGAGTGGGTGGCATACGGCGCTTGCGGCCACAAGGATGTCTGCTCCACCTGCGTCTCTCGCCTCCGATTTATCTGCAATGACCGCAGCTGCTGTATTTGCAAGACTGAGAACGACGTCGTTTTCGTCACCAAG GCTTTGGGGGGCTATACGAAGACGATCAGTGACTTCACAGTATTCCCCCCAGAAAGGAGAGAGGGTAAGATGGGACAGTACTGGTATCATGATGATACGCTGGCCTTTTTTGATGATTCAGATCATTATAAGATGATCAAGGCGATGTGCAGGCTTTCTTGCGCTGAATGTGATAAGGAGGACCAACCGGATGATGGTTCCAGGAGAAGAGCCAAGTTTAGGAACATTGATCATTTGAAGGGCCATTTGTTTCACAAGCATAGGTTGCTCATGTGCAGCTTGTGCTTGGAGGGAAGAAAG GTTTTTATATGTGAGCAAAAGTTGTATACAAGATCACAACTTAGTCAGCATATAAGCACTGGCGACTCGGAAGTGGATGGAACTGAAAGTGAAAGAGGTGGCTTCTCAGGACACCCCCCTTGTGAATTTTGCCAGACACCATTTTATGGGGACAATGAGCTTTATACTCACATGGAGACTGAACATTATACTTGTCATATATGTCGAAG GCAGCATCCAGGAGAGTATGAGTACTATGGGAATTATGATAATTTGGAG ATCCACTTTCGTCGAGATCATTTCCTCTGTGAGGATGAAAGCTGCCTTGCCAAAAAGTTTGTTGTCTTCACTTCTGAATCTGAAATAAAG AGGCATAATGCTACGGAGCATGGAGGGCGTATGTCACGTTCACAACGCAGTGCTGCTCTTCAG ATACCTACGAGTTTTCGATATAGAAGAAGCAGTGACCAAGAGAATCGTCGTGGAAGAGCACGGACCTTTCGTCGGGATCTTGCAGATGAACTTTCTCTGGCTATCCAAGCAAGTCTTGAGACAGCAAGTGCTGCAGCACCAAATAGTCGAGCTCGAAATGATCATGGAGAAAGTGTTAATGTTGACTCACTTATATCACCTCTGGAATCTATCGGTACCACAGACTATGAGCTACCATCAAGATACCGACAGGCCGTGTCTCAAAGTTCAATGAGTGGAACACTGGGAGACTCTGCATTTCCTCCTCTCGCAGCTGGTGCTGGGGGTAACCAACACAGCTCTCAAACTGATGCTTCCTCAAACTCTATGGCTGCTCATCTGCGCCGCCAGAGCAAGAAGCAGGCTAGCTCCTCAAGCTCTGCTCCTGCTTGGCCGGTAGCTAGTCGTACGCCAGTTCTGCCAGTCAAGACCCGCCAGAATAAAAAACAGACTAGCTCCTCAAGCTCAGCTCCTGCTTGGCCAGTAGGTAGTCCTACACCTGCACAGCCAGTCAACAATTCTCGTGCATGGCCTCCAGTAACTGCTATTTCTGGATCAGCATCTAGTTCGGGACAGAGCAGAGCATTTCCAGAAATTGGATCTGTGTCTTCTAGCCAATCAACTTCTGTTCGGATTCATCCGCAGTCAGCTGCTACTACATCCTTTGCTGGTTCTCTGCTTTCATCAAGGGCATCTGGAAGCAATAATCGGCTAGGTCATTCTTCATCAGCCCCTAGTCTTTCAGACCGCGAGTCTTTTGCTTCTACTGCCGACTTTCCTCCAGTGTCAGTAGTAGCCCAGTCACGCAAATCAACCACCGATGACCAATCTGCTAGCAAGGCAGGGAATGTTCAAACAGCAAACAAATCTCTGGTGGAGAAAATGCGTGCTGCTCTAGGATCCGACGAAGACAAATTCTCTGCTTTCAAAGATATCTCTGGTAAATACCGGCTAGGCACAATGGATGTCGAGACATACCTAACATATGTAGATCAGTTTGGTTTGTCTCATCTTGTTCTTGAGTTGGCCGGACTCCTCCCTAATCCTCAGAAGCAGAAAGAGCTTATAGATGCATACAATCTTCACATGGCTTCAAGAGAAAATGGGTGGAATAACGGCTCTAAAAAAGGCAAAGGCAAAGGAAAAGGGAAGCCTGTAGATTTTGGCACCAGCTCCTCCGTTAAAAACAATCTTGCTGATAATGTGATAAGCACTGTAAGAGCGTTGCAATCGAGCTACAACGCCCCAGAGGAAGAGGTCGAAGTGTTGTCAAAGGATGGATATCGAAGTGCAAGGTTGGAGCTGGCAGTTACAGTTGGTGCTTCACCTTCCCAATCAAGTGCAGTTGCTGTTGGTGGAACTAATCAGAATCATTCCAACGGCAGTGGGAAAGGCAAGCAACGGAAGAAAACATCCAAATTTCTCCGAGCACGTCTAGGCGATGGCTCTGATGAAGCTCTTTTAGATCTGAAAAACTCCAACCAGGAGGATCCAGATTCTGATGAGGGTGAACCTTCATCGAACGGGCCAGATGCACATGCCCCGGTTCGTGGTGTGTGGAGAAATGGTGGGGGTCAGAAGCTACTGTCGAAAAAGTTGGGGGTGAAAAAGTGA